One Deinococcus sp. LM3 genomic region harbors:
- a CDS encoding aminotransferase class V-fold PLP-dependent enzyme, whose protein sequence is MSDALPTQHTPLNRTRLIAPGPVEVAPDVLAQLAQPQMHHRAQAGIDKLMEARAKLTQLLGDPYDAVITTSSGTGAFEGALLSTTPPGARVVNAQAGKFSERWGEMAQRFGYDTALVARPWGEVLDPQEVADAARGAHTLLITHSETSTGALHDLEAIAGAAKAQNPDLIIIADCITSYGVAELRPAAWGVDVIVSGSQKGTATPPGLGFVLFSPEVQARMIRNPGNAFYLDMTRELAGQKAGSTPQTPAINLIYALSTALDRLLSVPHEVLWAEQRRKTDALIAAGTALGAPAWAPRTSPAVAVLTPPAGITGRQVAAQLADMGQRALPGQAPHEDTVFRVSTMGYADRYDALGIAGILEDAFAALGVPFERGAAVNAAWQALKG, encoded by the coding sequence ATGAGCGACGCACTCCCGACGCAGCACACGCCCCTGAACCGCACCCGCCTGATCGCCCCCGGCCCGGTCGAGGTCGCGCCGGACGTGCTGGCACAGCTGGCGCAGCCGCAGATGCACCACCGCGCCCAGGCCGGTATCGACAAGCTGATGGAGGCCCGCGCCAAGCTCACGCAGCTGCTGGGTGACCCCTACGACGCGGTCATCACGACCAGCAGCGGCACCGGCGCGTTCGAGGGCGCGCTGCTGAGTACCACCCCGCCCGGCGCGCGGGTCGTGAACGCCCAGGCCGGGAAGTTCAGCGAACGCTGGGGCGAGATGGCGCAGCGCTTCGGATACGACACGGCACTGGTGGCCCGGCCCTGGGGCGAGGTGCTCGACCCGCAGGAGGTCGCGGACGCCGCACGCGGCGCGCACACGCTGCTGATCACGCACAGCGAAACCAGCACGGGCGCCCTGCACGACCTGGAAGCCATCGCGGGCGCCGCGAAGGCCCAGAACCCGGACCTGATCATCATTGCCGACTGCATCACGTCGTACGGCGTGGCCGAACTGCGTCCCGCCGCCTGGGGCGTGGACGTGATCGTCTCCGGCAGCCAGAAGGGCACCGCAACCCCGCCGGGCCTGGGCTTCGTGCTGTTCAGCCCCGAGGTGCAGGCGCGCATGATCCGCAATCCGGGCAACGCCTTCTACCTCGACATGACCCGCGAACTGGCCGGGCAGAAGGCCGGCAGCACCCCGCAGACGCCCGCCATCAACCTGATCTACGCCCTGAGCACCGCCCTGGACCGCCTGCTGAGCGTGCCGCACGAGGTCCTGTGGGCCGAGCAGCGCCGCAAGACCGACGCCCTGATCGCCGCCGGAACCGCGCTGGGCGCGCCCGCCTGGGCTCCGCGCACCAGCCCGGCTGTCGCGGTCCTGACACCCCCGGCTGGCATCACCGGCCGTCAGGTAGCCGCGCAACTGGCCGACATGGGCCAGCGCGCCCTGCCCGGACAGGCCCCCCATGAGGACACCGTGTTCCGCGTGAGCACCATGGGTTACGCCGACCGTTACGACGCCCTGGGCATCGCCGGGATTCTGGAGGACGCCTTCGCGGCCCTGGGCGTGCCCTTCGAGCGGGGCGCCGCCGTGAACGCCGCGTGGCAGGCCCTGAAAGGCTGA
- a CDS encoding CAP domain-containing protein: protein MLRLSSPITLSRRFRTALLTAALSGLGAGTAAHAQATVPLPAAPTGTPPAPATGSGVTLPGGAVLSPDLMVSSADVFAQLVQADFLSCGQESRRDATLDEVAARVLRGFPLKTELSGAQYPAKRSAQFTLPKLGKVRAVADALANQCGHRVGFSRFGVAVQGGRAALVYVQPAQLDLSDPREWMVRFMNITNEARRHGQRCGDRLFGTTGPLVWHEPLALSAQMHVDDMIRLNFRGHVNPETGSEPLERARQHGFTGEVAGENAAYDAITPEQALDTLLKSPGHCRTLMDPEWTQFGAAVGNGTPTNTFANYWVQAFGR, encoded by the coding sequence ATGTTGAGACTTTCCTCACCCATTACCCTCTCCCGCCGGTTTCGCACCGCCCTCCTGACCGCCGCCCTGAGTGGCCTGGGCGCAGGAACCGCCGCTCACGCCCAGGCGACCGTGCCGCTGCCCGCGGCGCCCACCGGCACGCCCCCGGCCCCCGCCACCGGCAGCGGCGTGACCCTGCCGGGCGGCGCAGTCCTCAGCCCCGACCTGATGGTCAGCAGCGCCGACGTGTTCGCCCAGCTCGTGCAGGCCGACTTCCTGAGCTGCGGGCAGGAATCGCGGCGCGACGCGACGCTGGATGAGGTCGCCGCGCGGGTCCTGCGGGGCTTCCCACTGAAAACCGAACTGAGCGGCGCCCAGTACCCCGCCAAACGCTCGGCGCAGTTCACGCTCCCGAAACTCGGGAAGGTCAGGGCCGTCGCGGACGCCCTGGCCAACCAGTGCGGGCACCGCGTCGGCTTCAGCCGCTTCGGGGTGGCCGTGCAGGGCGGACGCGCCGCGCTGGTGTACGTGCAGCCCGCGCAGTTGGACCTCAGCGACCCGCGCGAGTGGATGGTGCGGTTCATGAACATCACCAACGAGGCCCGCCGGCATGGCCAGCGCTGCGGGGACAGGCTGTTCGGCACGACCGGCCCGCTCGTCTGGCACGAACCCCTGGCCCTGAGCGCCCAGATGCACGTCGACGACATGATCCGCCTGAACTTCCGGGGGCACGTGAATCCCGAAACCGGCAGCGAACCCCTGGAGCGCGCCCGTCAGCACGGCTTCACGGGTGAAGTGGCCGGCGAGAACGCCGCGTACGACGCGATCACCCCCGAACAGGCGCTCGACACCTTGCTGAAAAGCCCCGGCCACTGCCGCACCCTCATGGACCCCGAATGGACCCAGTTCGGCGCGGCCGTGGGCAACGGCACCCCCACCAACACCTTCGCCAACTACTGGGTGCAGGCCTTCGGCCGCTGA
- a CDS encoding NUDIX domain-containing protein, whose amino-acid sequence MKFSVRVAILCTRGDTLLTNTEPGIGFHYLPGGALTTGEDSAAAREWTEETGLPPGPLRLVGVVENFFGPPDRRQHEIGFYYHTPAPPELPDSPFTVQDNPGVTCHWLPLNATEFTPVYPLVIRDLLDVPPGEIRHIINHEE is encoded by the coding sequence GTGAAATTCAGCGTGCGGGTCGCCATCCTCTGCACGCGCGGCGACACGCTCCTCACGAACACCGAGCCCGGCATCGGCTTTCACTACCTGCCCGGCGGGGCCCTCACCACCGGCGAGGACTCCGCCGCCGCCCGCGAATGGACGGAAGAAACAGGCCTGCCCCCCGGCCCACTGCGACTGGTCGGCGTGGTCGAGAACTTCTTCGGCCCCCCCGACCGCCGCCAGCACGAGATCGGCTTCTACTACCACACACCCGCCCCACCGGAACTGCCGGACAGCCCATTCACCGTGCAGGACAACCCCGGCGTGACCTGCCACTGGCTCCCACTGAACGCCACAGAATTTACCCCGGTCTACCCACTGGTCATCCGCGACCTGCTGGACGTTCCACCCGGCGAAATCCGCCACATCATCAACCACGAAGAGTAA
- a CDS encoding transposase, which produces MGLWRFPKDPDISLTNNAAEQSLRTMVMARKVSQCSKNAVGAQTYMRIKSTVETARLRGQDPVAVLTGLMR; this is translated from the coding sequence ATGGGGCTGTGGCGGTTCCCGAAGGACCCGGACATTTCACTGACGAACAACGCAGCGGAACAGAGCCTGCGGACGATGGTGATGGCAAGGAAGGTCTCGCAGTGCAGCAAAAATGCAGTGGGCGCGCAGACGTACATGCGGATCAAGTCCACCGTGGAGACCGCGCGGTTGCGCGGTCAGGACCCCGTCGCGGTCCTGACTGGACTCATGCGCTGA